Proteins from one Mytilus galloprovincialis chromosome 11, xbMytGall1.hap1.1, whole genome shotgun sequence genomic window:
- the LOC143051685 gene encoding uncharacterized protein LOC143051685, with translation MLEGGEDLVTTNGTLQTHINTPAGKTHTCDMCGRDFSQGSDLKKHLRTHTGEKPYKCDVCGREFSQSSHIKTHLKTHTGEKPHECDVCFKKFSERRDLKIHLRTHTGEKPYKCDVCAREFCRRGNLKIHVRIHTGEKPYKCELCVREFSQVMQLKAHMATHTGEKPHGCHLCGKRFSYLGSLLSHMRTHTGDKPHNCAECGKGFSISSNLQRHMRIHTGVKPHNCDVCGKAFNQLANLQSHMRTHTGDKTYICDICCKRFTQLCDLQSHMRIHTNDKPYICDVCGERFSQHGSLQSHTRTHTGDKPYNCDVCGKELTYSSNLQRHMRIHTGVKPHNCNVCGKAFNQLVNLQSHMRTHTGDTPYNCNVCNRRFRQHSSLQSHMRIHTGDTSHDCYVCGKTFNQQSNLRIHMRTHSGDKSYVCDVCGKLFSQLGNLRRHMGTHT, from the coding sequence ATGTTAGAGGGAGGAGAGGATTTAGTCACAACCAACGGTACTCTACAGACACACATCAACACACCGGCTGGTAAAACACATACATGTGATATGTGTGGTAGAGATTTTAGTCAAGGTAGTGACTTAAAGAAACATTTAAGAACACATACGGGTgaaaaaccttataaatgtgatgtatgtggtagaGAATTTAGTCAGAGTAGTCACATAAAGACACACTTGAAAACACATACTGGTGAAAAACCTCACGAGTgtgatgtttgttttaaaaaatttagtGAAAGAAGGGACTTAAAAATACACTTGAGAACACATACTGGGgaaaaaccttataaatgtgatgtcTGTGCTAGAGAATTTTGTCGAAGAGGTAACTTAAAGATACATGTGAGAATACATACTGGGgaaaaaccttataaatgtgaatTGTGTGTTAGAGAATTTTCTCAAGTAATGCAACTTAAGGCACACATGGCTACACATACTGGAGAGAAACCTCATGGCTGTCATTTATGTGGTAAACGGTTTAGTTATCTTGGAAGTTTACTGAGTCACATGAGAACTCATACAGGCGATAAACCTCACAACTGTGCTgaatgtggtaaagggtttagtatTTCTAGTAACTTACAGCgtcacatgagaatacatacaggtgTTAAACCCCATAACTGTGATGTTTGTGGTAAAGCGTTTAATCAGCTTGCTAATTTACAGagtcacatgagaacacatacaggtgataaaaCTTATATCTGTGATATATGTTGTAAACGATTTACTCAGCTTTGTGATTTACAGAgtcacatgagaatacatactaATGATAAACCTTAtatatgtgatgtatgtggtgAACGGTTTAGTCAGCATGGAAGTTTACAGAGTCACACGAGAACACATACAGGGGATAAACCTTACAACTGTGATGTTTGTGGTAAAGAATTGACTTATTCTAGTAACTTACAGCgtcacatgagaatacatacaggtgTTAAACCCCATAACTGCAATGTGTGTGGTAAAGCGTTTAATCAGCTTGTTAATTTACAGAGTCACATGAGAACTCATACAGGTGATACACCTTATAACTGTAATGTGTGTAATAGACGGTTTAGACAGCATAGTAGTTTACAGAGTCACATGAGAATACACACAGGAGACACATCTCATGACTGTTATGTATGTGGTAAAACGTTTAATCAGCAATCTAATTTACGaattcacatgagaacacattcAGGTGATAAATCTTatgtctgtgatgtatgtggtaaattgTTTAGTCAGCTTGGTAATTTACGTAGACACATGGGAACACATACATGA